One stretch of Arachis hypogaea cultivar Tifrunner chromosome 20, arahy.Tifrunner.gnm2.J5K5, whole genome shotgun sequence DNA includes these proteins:
- the LOC112782358 gene encoding uncharacterized protein codes for MAVNDAMNVGSSTVSDPHKAEVMPDVLPEIKIYADENVRDCVFTSELGTSLKGKDEIKTDVEEVEIIVPSDTGVGENEDDSARSVRDAVNLDPQVAGGVVNLKEKDSAEFPSVLGQDDSPLGSNSVVITNASIRDVQLESAHVQFSNSSDAQTLLEKEEENTNSNILPTSVDRTEESPSAQALINDAAKEWNSPARYPTEMKREKWKAKSRPYWIQLVCSSSVDLQRRQKTVI; via the coding sequence ATGGCAGTTAACGATGCAATGAATGTTGGCTCGTCAACTGTATCAGATCCCCACAAAGCTGAAGTGATGCCAGATGTATTGCCTGAAATTAAGATATATGCTGATGAAAATGTGAGAGATTGCGTTTTTACATCTGAACTGGGGACTAGTTTGAAGGGAAAGGATGAGATCAAAACAGATGTTGAAGAAGTTGAAATTATAGTCCCTTCGGATACTGGTGTTGGTGAAAATGAAGATGACTCTGCAAGATCAGTTAGAGATGCAGTTAACTTGGATCCTCAAGTGGCTGGTGGAGTTGTTAATCTGAAGGAAAAAGACAGTGCCGAGTTCCCTTCTGTGCTTGGCCAAGATGATTCCCCACTTGGTTCAAATTCTGTTGTAATAACAAATGCTTCAATACGTGATGTACAGTTAGAGTCTGCTCATGTTCAGTTTTCTAATTCTAGTGATGCTCAGACTTTActtgaaaaggaagaagaaaatactaATTCTAATATCCTTCCTACAAGTGTTGATAGAACTGAAGAATCGCCTTCAGCTCAAGCTCTGATAAACGACGCTGCAAAAGAATGGAACTCACCGGCAAGATATCCTACGGAAATGAAGAGGGAAAAATGGAAAGCCAAGAGCAGACCATATTGGATACAATTAGTATGTTCCTCATCAGTGGATCTTCAGAGAAGGCAAAAAACTGTCATATGA